CCGGGCGATTGCATTTGGAGTTCCGTGATCTTTAACTTTTTTTTGTGTTCGTGCTCGGCAGGTTCTGCACCACGGGGCTGCCCAGCGACGTCGTGATCGAGGTGGGCGACATGACCTTCCATCTCCACAAGGTTAGTTGGTGCTGAATATTGTTGTCTCTACTCTGCCATGAAATTCCCGCTTTTCCCCATCCCTCGTCCTGGTAGCAACAGTTCCAGGAGCTCGCATTCTTGTTTGTCTTGCTCTCCGTCTGCTGCCAATCTCGCTCGTATCTGCTGTGCTCTGTCTCGAGCGTCGAATTTTACTGCGGTTCTTGATCTTGAAATTAAAGTGACCGGCGGCTGAGGTTTTGTTTGATGCCTTGCTTGCAGTTCCCGCTAATGTCGAAGAGCAAGAAGATCCACGACCTGATTATGAACAAGGAATCGAGCCTGGCGAGGCATGCcgggggaggggaggaggaagaggaggatgaggGGGCAGGGGAGATCAGGGAGGAGCAGGTGGTGctggaggcggacgaggaggccgACGCGCACCGCATCCGCCTCCCGGACTTCCCCGGCGGCGCCGAGGCGTTCGAGCTGGCCGCCAAGTTCTGCTACGGCGTCAAGCTCGACCTCACGCCGGCCACCGCCGCGCCGCTGCGCTGCGCCGCCGAGCGCCTCGGCATGTCCGACGACCACGCAGAGGACAACCTCGTCTCCCGCGCCGACCGCTTCATGTCGCACACCGTGCTCAGGAACCCCAGGGACGCCATCCGCGCGCTCAAGTCCTGCGAGGACCTCCTCCCCCTCGCCGACGACCTCGGCCTCGTGTCCCGCTGCGTGGACGCCATTGCGGCCAAGGCCGCCGCGTCCACGCCCACCGCGCTCTTCGGCTGGCCCATCAACGACGCGGGAGCCGCCGACCGCCCCCGCCACAAGAAAAATGCCGGCGCCGGGGCCACGTCCACgctgttcgacgacctcgccggctTGTCCCTGGCCACGTTCACCCGTGTCATTGCCGCCATGAGGGAGCGGGGCGTCGGCCCGGAGGTCCTCGAGGGGGCTCTCATTGCCTACGCCAAGCGGTCCATCCCCGGGCTGTCACGCTCTGACCGGCACACAGGCGGTGGCGGCGCCGCCGCGGCTGCCGCCCCCCGGTCAGCGGATGGCGACCAGAAGGCGCTTCTCGAGACCGTCATTGTCAACCTCCCCGAGGAGACCATCAAGAGCAGTGCCCACACCGGCACGGTAGTGGGCGCCACCACCGCGCGCGTCCTGTTCGGCCTCCTGCGCACGGCAAACATTCTCCAGGCATCAGAGGCTTCCCGTGACATGCTGGAGCGGCGCGTGGCCTCCAGGCTACCCGACGCGGCCGTCGACGACCTGCTCATCCCGAGCTACTCGTACCTGGTGGAGACGCTCTACGACGTGGAGTGCGTGGAGCGCATCGTGCGGCACTTCCTCGAGGGCCgaggcggcgtcgaggaggtcgacgaggagggcAGCGAGGCGGAGACGCCGGGCAGAGAGGCCAGCAGACGAGCCATGCTGGCCGTGGGCAGGCTGATGGACGCCTACCTGGGGGAGATCGCCACGGACGCCAACCTGAAGACGGACAAGTTCTGCGACCTCGCCTGGGCATTGCCGGACGGCGCCCGCGTCTACGACGACGGCCTTTACCGTGCCGTCGACATCTACATCAAGGTTTCTGCCGAACACATTCTGAATGCCATCTTGATCGATGCTTGCAGCGCAATGCCGGTGCtcacaagccgccgccgccgttctttGTGCAGGCACATCCAGCgctgagggaggaggagaaggagaaggtgaGCGGCGTGGTGGACGGGCGCAAGCTGACGCTAGAGGCGTGCACGCACGCGGCGCAGAACGAACGGCTGCCGCTGCGGACGGTGGTGCAGGTGCTCTTCTTCGAGCAGCTCCAGCTGCGCCGGGCCATCGCGCGGACGATCGTGGCGAATGAAGGCGGTGCGGCAGGCCAAGGAGAGGAAGACGGCGACAGTGATGGCGGCCGGACATGGCGGGTGGCGACGAGGGGGAACCAAATGCTCAGGCTGGACATGGACAGCATGCGGAACCGGGTGCAGGAGCTGGAGCGCGAGTGCACCACCATGAGGAAAGCCATCCAGAAGATAGACCGCCGAGGCGGCGCCGCCGGGGACAGAGGAGCGGCGGCACCGGCCGCGGAGGGCAGGTGGGGCTCAATGGTGACCAAGAGGTTCGGATGCAAGTTCCCGGCGCAGGTCTGCCAGTCACAGCCGCGGTCCGTGGTGGCGCGGCCTCGCCGGGCACGGATTGAGCAGAGCCCCTGATACCTCCTCCCTCCCCACTGCACATGATAGCTTTCATCAGCTTCCTTGTTTTGTTCTCTTGATTCTTTGCTTCGATTTGTGGAAATACGAGGGGTTTTCCTAGGAGGAATTGTGAGCTTCATCATGTTTGATCAATCAGATTTCGTTGTAGCAGTGCACAATCTTTCGATCAGTGTCATCTTGCTGGGTAATGCATCATGTCACATGTTGGCTAAACAAATTGCTTCATTGTTCTCTCCACTTACACAAGACCAAAACCCTTTGCCAAAATTTACAGGCATGCTCGAGACACTGAACTAGGCTAAGATAGGAATGGATGCCAATGGCAGTTGTGGTGGAGGCGTCTCACCAGTAATCCCCGCAGGAGCAGCCGCCGTCCTTGAAATGGTGGAACCGCTTGTTGTCCCTGACGATGATCTCGCGGCCGGTCACCTTGGCGATGAGCTTGACGGCGCTGTGGCAGTCCCCGCAGATGCGGAGGTTCTTCATGACCCGCAGCGGCGTGCCGGGCGGCGTGCTCACCAGCCCGAAGGCGATGGCCAGGCGCTCGCTGTGGTACATGAGCGcgcgctccttggcggcctcgtcGATGTCGTGCAGCACGAAGCGGGTGTCCGGCACGTACCCCGCCGCGCGTATTTCCTCGTGCAGCTCGCGAACCTTCTCGTAGGCCTCCTTCCGCTTGGCCTGCGCCGCGTCCGCGGGCTTCCCCGGCGCCGGCCTCGACGCTCCCTCGAGGACGCGGCGCGCGTCGGCGGGGGCGCCGAGCTTGCAGTACAGCGTGGCGATCCTGTGCACGATGGGCGCGGCGATCCCGGAGTACCGGGACGTGGACTTGGAGAGCAGGCGGTGGCCTCGTCTGAGGGAGGCCAGCGAGAGCGCGTCGACGTAGCACTGGAGGACCGCTGCCTGCTCTTCCGGCGCGAGTTGGCCCGACGAGCCGTTGCCTCCCCTCCGGCgaagcatttcgtcgagcaggttgaCTGCTCCCTCGAGGTCGGGCTCTTGGCAGACCCCGCGGAGCTCGTCGCGGTCCAGGCCGCACTGAGTGTCACTGGTCGATACGCTGCCCGCAACAGAAGTGGCGTCGGCGGTCGCACAGCGGAGCAGCGGGCGGCTGCGACTGCGGCTGTAGCAGCGGGTCTTCGACGTCGTTGCGGCCGGTTGAACGAGGCCGCCTAGAGTAGCGCGGTCGCCGAGGCTGGCGGCGGTGAGGAAATGGGACGGGTGAGACGCCGCCGGTGCCGCGAGTCCTGGAGATATTAGCATATCTGCCGGCGACGCGAGTGGCAGGGGAACTCAGCGAGTGTCTGTCTGGTACGCGAAGGAGAAAGGGGTAACCACACGCAGAGTGCGAGGGAGgacgagtcgacgacgaggtcacAGTTGCGGACAAGACGTCAATTCGTGTTTTTTTTTAAATCACACATCAATTCGTGTTGGGCCGGTAAGTCTAAGCCCATAGATACAGGGGCCTTTCTAGTCTTCTGAAGGGGAGAGCAAACTAATTGAGAAGCGCTGCCTTCCAAGGGAGAGTCCCTGTCGGACGCCCGTGTGCGTCAAGAAACCCTGGCTTCGCACAGGGTCCATCCAACTGGGCCAGCCCATTTGCAGTTCAAATAAAAAAAATGTAAATGCTGGAACACAGTTTCGGGACGGTACTGTACCATCCGGTTCACTGTAGCGCCGCGTTTTGAAGCTCGGTTTTTATTTTCGAATATTTTGAACATACGAATATATACGCTGAAAAATTCGAATATGCATTGAACATTTTATAATGTACGTTGAACAATTTTCGAATATGCATTGAACATTTGTGTAATGTACATTGAACAATTTTTCAATACACATTGATTTTGTGTAATATGCCCTAAAAAATTTAAATACAAAGTAAACATTTGTAGTATTCGtcgaaaaaattctgaaaatacgATGGACATATTTATAATGCATGGTGAACCTTTTTGTAATATACCATTAACATTTTCTTAGTATACAATGAACATTTGTAATAGACATAAAGTATGTATAACacacgaaaaaagaaaaaagaaaataaaaagggaaataaaataaagtaaaaaggaaacaggaaaagaagaagaaaagaagcataaaagagaaagaaagagtGAAGCCCACCGTGGGCCGGCCCAAACTGGGGTTTGGGGGGGACGCCTTCAGCGAAGCCTCGCCTCTATGACGCCGGCGCGCGTCATATAGGATTCGCCCTTCCAAGGGTACCACTAAAAAAAAGGAGCCTTTCAAGGGTCATTTGAAGTGGGCTGAGAGCGTGTCACTTGGCGCGCTGTCAGCCGCCATGAAGTATCGCGCTCTTGGGCGCTTCGTctggattttattttatttttatttttccgcacgcgttttcagctttttacatgattttgttttgttttcatccgcgagagacacggttttaCTTCGCAACAGGCAAGGATATGCCATGTCTATCACGGAAGCAAAAACTCGCTGAAGCAAAACCTTGCTTTTCGCGGAAGAAAAAAAGACGTGGTTGTACCTCTCAAAAAAGGGGAAAacgcattttcttttattttccttctGCGAGAAGCAGGCATGGGCTCGCCtctcgaaaaagaaaaaaactcaAATTTTTACCTTCCGTGAGAGgcaggcacgaccgtgcctcttgaAAAAGGAAAAAACGCATTTTTTAACCTTTCGCGAGAGGCAGGCATGGGCGTGCCTCTCGAAACGAGACAAACacgtttctttttttcctttcgcaATAGGCACgggtttacttctcgtggaggcatgaatttgcttccgcgagaggcaaagtcgtgcctctttcggaaaggaaaaaggTGCTCCCGATTTgattttttgtgaaaaaaatgtttgtcaaaacctatcaacatgagatctagttttgaagatgtcaACACGAGGAATCCAACGGTAAAAACGGTTCGAGGTTTGGAGacacgatttaagagataaaatattttaaataaacggatctagaaaaaagaaaaaacctcTCAAGTTGCGACAAGCATTTTTTTGTGACAAGCTACGCATATACAGTGCGGCATTTGTCATAGCCTGAGCAGATGGTAGTGGCTTTTGCAACAAGTgcttcttaattagtgatttcgtctGAAGCGCGATAGCACGTTTTGTCGTTTTAACCtacactagcacatatgcccgtgcgttgcaacggggagaAAATAAATAGTTGTATATTCAAATTTAACCGAAATATATAGCATATGCATGTATTGCAACGAATACAAAGTAAATTGAAGGTTTCGTGTGTTATTCGGGAGTTTACCTGTCCTGGTGCACTACTGAGTTGCATCTCTCAATTTGTGACTTCTGGGTCGCTTATCTTCACTTTGATGTGAATGTATCGGGCAACCATGCAATAAGCATGATGCAATGCTAATCATCAaaagataaaaagaaaaacaaTTTAGATATGTATGTGGAACTGAGCTATACAGTTTTCACCAGATACAAAATATAAAATAGCAAAAATTCATTAAAAAATTGATCAAAACTTTATTAATGGATATGGATGTCAACAAACTAATTTGGTTTCCTCGACAAAAAATCTTCTTTCAAAGTACATAATTACTTAAAAATTGAACCCGATCAATATTTACATAGATTGACCCTCATGACTCCAATTTTTTTACTAACGATCCAAAAATTAATTGCAGTAAGTGGCGATAACACACATGTCACGTAGAGCAACAACATCTTCTAGTCGGTATCTCTATCTTGAAACAACGATTTTTCTCTCTCAAGCTCTTTCTTCATGAGAGAATGCAAGCCGCAACACGACAACTTAAAAGAAAACAGTTGCAGGCTGCACTGCACTTTCTCTTAGTGTGTTTATTGATCGTCGAGCTGGCTTGCTGATTTGCAAGCAACTCGGCAGAGTATATATATTGTTGTAATCTGATGGGAagaggcgaggtgggactatttcaaAAATGTCGGTGAATAATAAAgcagagtcagccagctgggccaaCAAACCGGCCATGCCGGACCAGCCAGCGCCCCTAGGTAGCCCGCAGCCCGATCCCCAATCCGCTCGTAACTTCCTCCTCCCGTCGTGCGTCGATTTTGATTAGATCGGAAGAACTCCAATGCAGCCCCTATTCCCCAACCTCGTGCTCGTCCCGGCCGGCTCCGGAGATGCCACATGGACGTGCCAAACGCCATCGACCTCGTTGGCTGGCGAGCCTCCTCCGCGCCCCTTCTCCCTCTCCTCGCTGCTGCAGCCTCTCCCGCGACCGCGCCTCCCCGCTGCCGCCGCTACCTGCTTCCACCGTCGCCGGCAGTAGCCACTCCGGCGAGCGCGTTTGCTCCgccccacgcctcgcctcgcctctgtCACGCAGGGAACCTCTCCTCTTTCATGTCGTCAAACGTCTATCCAGCGTTGTTGCCTGCTTCTGTGCACGCAGCCGCCACGGACGGCCTCCTCTGCCTCCGTGCTCTTCGTTGGTCCCGCCTTCCGAAAATCGAAAGGTTTTTCTGCAAGTAACACCTAAAACCATACTGCGGGTTGATTACGTAAAACTATACTGCGGACCCTAAATTAGTACCACCTTGTTTATATTACGAATTTGTCTATACAAATCGTAAAAACGTATTATGACATAAGAAGAAAGCATATTGTGATGGTGAACCCATAgaatcaatccgtgctttattattattagagaGAGATTAACGGCGAGACATACGCCCGGCTGGGTGCCCCTATGCACGCGAGACCTAGGACGTTTA
This window of the Triticum aestivum cultivar Chinese Spring chromosome 5D, IWGSC CS RefSeq v2.1, whole genome shotgun sequence genome carries:
- the LOC123122958 gene encoding BTB/POZ domain-containing protein At5g66560 yields the protein MMQGSRKAKGKREVAREEQPQQHSPKGQAWFCTTGLPSDVVIEVGDMTFHLHKFPLMSKSKKIHDLIMNKESSLARHAGGGEEEEEDEGAGEIREEQVVLEADEEADAHRIRLPDFPGGAEAFELAAKFCYGVKLDLTPATAAPLRCAAERLGMSDDHAEDNLVSRADRFMSHTVLRNPRDAIRALKSCEDLLPLADDLGLVSRCVDAIAAKAAASTPTALFGWPINDAGAADRPRHKKNAGAGATSTLFDDLAGLSLATFTRVIAAMRERGVGPEVLEGALIAYAKRSIPGLSRSDRHTGGGGAAAAAAPRSADGDQKALLETVIVNLPEETIKSSAHTGTVVGATTARVLFGLLRTANILQASEASRDMLERRVASRLPDAAVDDLLIPSYSYLVETLYDVECVERIVRHFLEGRGGVEEVDEEGSEAETPGREASRRAMLAVGRLMDAYLGEIATDANLKTDKFCDLAWALPDGARVYDDGLYRAVDIYIKAHPALREEEKEKVSGVVDGRKLTLEACTHAAQNERLPLRTVVQVLFFEQLQLRRAIARTIVANEGGAAGQGEEDGDSDGGRTWRVATRGNQMLRLDMDSMRNRVQELERECTTMRKAIQKIDRRGGAAGDRGAAAPAAEGRWGSMVTKRFGCKFPAQVCQSQPRSVVARPRRARIEQSP
- the LOC123122959 gene encoding uncharacterized protein gives rise to the protein MLISPGLAAPAASHPSHFLTAASLGDRATLGGLVQPAATTSKTRCYSRSRSRPLLRCATADATSVAGSVSTSDTQCGLDRDELRGVCQEPDLEGAVNLLDEMLRRRGGNGSSGQLAPEEQAAVLQCYVDALSLASLRRGHRLLSKSTSRYSGIAAPIVHRIATLYCKLGAPADARRVLEGASRPAPGKPADAAQAKRKEAYEKVRELHEEIRAAGYVPDTRFVLHDIDEAAKERALMYHSERLAIAFGLVSTPPGTPLRVMKNLRICGDCHSAVKLIAKVTGREIIVRDNKRFHHFKDGGCSCGDYW